Proteins from a genomic interval of Brachybacterium vulturis:
- a CDS encoding nitrate reductase subunit alpha, with amino-acid sequence MTIQDRQSPQDPAGRRAPGIDSPLFDALIGARKMFSRAERISEDNRETHKVGGRSGDSFYRERWSHDKVVRSTHGVNCTGSCSWKVYVKDGVITWESQETDYPSVGPDKPEYEPRGCPRGASFSWYTYSPTRVRYPYVRSELLRLYREEKAKAPGHDPVEAWKAIVSDPVKAMRYKRARGKGGLVRASWDEAVEMVAAAYVHTVKEYGPDRATGFSPIPAMSQVSFSSGARFHQLIGSPMQSFYDWYADLPPASPQVFGDQTDVPESGDWWDAAYLIMWGSNVPLTRTPDAHWMTEARYRGQKVISVAPDYAESVKFADEWLAPHPGTDAALAMGMGHTILREFYVDQQVPYFESYSTQYTDLPFLVQLERREDGTLLPGKFLVASEAGEHRTAEATTEHADFKPMLFDRARGDVAVPNGTLGHRFSADGEGRWNLELGDLDPALSLLGHHQDVAEVLLPRFDTAGQGGRGDVPRGVPVRTVDGRLVTTVFDLLLAEYGVGREGLPGQWATGLDDAEALYTPAWQEAITGVPGQAVARIAREFAQNAIDSGGRSMIIMGAGTNHWFHSDTIYRSFLTLTNLCGTQGVNGGGWAHYVGQEKVRPLTGWSHLANALDWVRPPRQMTQTTYWYMHSDQWRYDRFGADTLAATTGAGTFADMTTADAIALSQRLGWQPFYPQFDISSLDVADRAAAAGEETIPYLVDQLKNGGISFAAEDPDAPENHPKIWSIWRANTLGSSAKGDQYFFRHLLGVDSSATGEETPEHLRPQDVRWREEAPIGKVDLMLTLDFRMTSHTLHSDVVLPASTWYEKHDLSTTDMHPFVHSFNPAISNPWESRTDWETWSTIAERFSQLAETHLGTRTDVVASPLQHDSPGAMATPHGRVRDWKKGECEAVPGLTMPALVEVERDYTQIHAQYTSIGPLLEEKGMTTKGLTYDVKDFVEELGHLNGVHRTGPAAGRPKLVTDLHACEFILSLSGTTNGRMATEGFKTLEKRTGTTMHDLAAEHEGKRIHFSDTKAAPVPVITSPEWSGSESGGRRYSPFTINVERKKPWHTLTGRQHYYLDHDWMLEMGEALPVFRPPLDMTALFGEKSIGESDGTSISVRYLTPHNKWAIHSMYQENFFMMNLSRGGQNIWMSVQDAEAVGITDNDWVEVTNRNGVVSARAVVSHRMPPGTAFMHHGQERTVNVPLTERDGKRGGITNSLTRIMIKPSHLIGGYGQLSFAFNYYGPTGNQRDEVTMIRKRTAPVEY; translated from the coding sequence ATGACCATCCAGGACCGACAGTCGCCGCAGGACCCCGCCGGCCGGCGCGCCCCCGGGATCGACTCCCCGCTGTTCGATGCCCTCATCGGCGCGCGCAAGATGTTCTCCCGCGCGGAGAGGATCAGCGAGGACAACCGCGAGACCCACAAGGTGGGCGGGCGCAGCGGCGACTCCTTCTACCGTGAGCGCTGGAGCCACGACAAGGTGGTGCGCTCCACCCACGGGGTGAACTGCACCGGCTCCTGCTCCTGGAAGGTCTATGTCAAGGACGGGGTCATCACCTGGGAGTCCCAGGAGACCGACTACCCCTCCGTGGGCCCGGACAAGCCCGAGTACGAGCCGCGCGGCTGCCCCCGCGGCGCCTCCTTCTCCTGGTACACCTACTCACCCACCCGCGTGCGCTACCCCTACGTGCGCTCCGAGCTGCTGCGCCTGTACCGCGAGGAGAAGGCGAAGGCCCCGGGCCATGATCCGGTCGAGGCGTGGAAGGCGATCGTCTCCGACCCGGTCAAGGCCATGCGCTACAAGCGGGCCCGCGGCAAGGGCGGCCTGGTGCGCGCCTCCTGGGACGAGGCCGTGGAGATGGTGGCCGCCGCCTATGTCCACACCGTCAAGGAGTACGGTCCGGACCGGGCCACCGGATTCTCCCCGATCCCCGCGATGAGCCAGGTCTCCTTCTCCTCCGGAGCCCGCTTCCATCAGCTCATCGGCAGCCCCATGCAGTCCTTCTACGACTGGTACGCCGACCTGCCGCCCGCCTCCCCGCAGGTCTTCGGCGACCAGACCGACGTGCCGGAGTCCGGCGACTGGTGGGACGCGGCCTACCTGATCATGTGGGGCTCGAACGTCCCCCTGACCCGCACCCCTGATGCGCATTGGATGACGGAGGCGCGCTACCGCGGTCAGAAGGTCATCTCGGTGGCCCCCGACTACGCGGAATCGGTGAAGTTCGCCGATGAATGGCTCGCCCCGCACCCCGGCACCGATGCGGCGCTGGCGATGGGCATGGGCCACACGATCCTGCGCGAGTTCTACGTGGACCAGCAGGTCCCGTACTTCGAGTCCTACTCGACGCAGTACACCGACCTCCCCTTCCTGGTCCAGCTCGAGCGCCGCGAGGACGGCACCCTGCTGCCGGGCAAGTTCCTGGTCGCGAGCGAGGCGGGGGAGCACCGCACCGCCGAGGCCACCACCGAGCACGCGGACTTCAAGCCGATGCTCTTCGACCGTGCCCGGGGCGATGTCGCCGTCCCGAACGGCACCCTCGGGCATCGCTTCTCCGCCGACGGCGAGGGCCGCTGGAACCTGGAGCTCGGGGACCTCGACCCCGCCCTGTCGCTGCTGGGCCATCACCAGGACGTCGCCGAGGTGCTGCTGCCCCGCTTCGACACCGCGGGTCAGGGCGGCCGCGGGGACGTGCCCCGCGGGGTGCCGGTGCGCACGGTCGACGGCCGCCTGGTCACCACCGTCTTCGACCTGCTGCTGGCCGAGTACGGCGTGGGCCGGGAGGGGCTCCCCGGCCAGTGGGCCACGGGCCTGGACGACGCCGAGGCCCTCTACACCCCGGCATGGCAGGAGGCCATCACCGGCGTGCCCGGCCAGGCCGTGGCGCGCATCGCCCGCGAGTTCGCGCAGAACGCGATCGATTCCGGCGGGCGCTCGATGATCATCATGGGCGCCGGCACCAACCACTGGTTCCACTCCGACACCATCTACCGCTCCTTCCTGACGCTCACCAACCTGTGCGGCACCCAGGGGGTCAACGGCGGTGGCTGGGCCCACTACGTCGGCCAGGAGAAGGTCCGCCCCCTCACCGGCTGGTCACACCTGGCCAACGCCCTGGACTGGGTGCGCCCGCCCCGGCAGATGACCCAGACCACCTACTGGTACATGCACTCCGACCAGTGGCGGTACGACCGCTTCGGCGCGGACACCCTGGCCGCGACCACCGGGGCCGGCACCTTCGCGGACATGACCACGGCGGACGCCATCGCCCTCTCGCAGCGGCTGGGCTGGCAGCCCTTCTACCCGCAGTTCGACATCAGCTCGCTGGACGTCGCCGACCGCGCCGCGGCAGCGGGGGAGGAGACGATCCCGTACCTGGTCGACCAGCTCAAGAACGGCGGCATCAGCTTCGCCGCCGAGGACCCGGACGCCCCGGAGAACCACCCGAAGATCTGGTCGATCTGGCGTGCGAACACCCTCGGCTCCTCCGCCAAGGGAGATCAGTACTTCTTCCGCCACCTGCTGGGCGTGGACAGCTCCGCGACCGGCGAGGAGACCCCCGAGCACCTCCGACCCCAGGACGTGCGCTGGCGGGAGGAGGCGCCGATCGGCAAGGTCGATCTGATGCTCACCCTCGACTTCCGCATGACCAGCCACACCCTGCACTCCGACGTGGTGCTGCCGGCCTCCACCTGGTACGAGAAGCACGACCTCTCCACCACCGATATGCATCCCTTCGTGCATTCCTTCAACCCGGCGATCTCCAACCCCTGGGAATCACGCACCGACTGGGAGACCTGGTCGACGATCGCGGAGCGCTTCAGCCAGCTCGCCGAGACGCACCTGGGCACCCGCACGGACGTCGTCGCCTCCCCCCTGCAGCACGACAGCCCCGGGGCGATGGCCACCCCGCACGGCCGGGTGCGGGACTGGAAGAAGGGCGAGTGCGAGGCGGTCCCGGGCCTGACCATGCCCGCCCTGGTGGAGGTCGAGCGCGACTATACCCAGATCCACGCCCAGTACACCTCCATCGGCCCGCTGCTGGAGGAGAAGGGCATGACCACCAAGGGGCTGACCTACGACGTCAAGGACTTCGTCGAGGAGCTCGGCCACCTCAACGGCGTCCACCGCACCGGGCCCGCCGCCGGACGTCCCAAGCTCGTCACCGATCTGCACGCCTGCGAGTTCATCCTGAGCCTGTCGGGCACCACCAACGGACGCATGGCGACCGAGGGCTTCAAGACCCTGGAGAAGCGCACCGGCACCACGATGCATGACCTCGCTGCCGAGCACGAGGGCAAGCGGATCCACTTCTCCGACACCAAGGCGGCACCGGTTCCGGTGATCACCAGCCCCGAATGGTCCGGCTCCGAGAGCGGCGGGCGCCGGTACAGCCCGTTCACGATCAACGTCGAGCGCAAGAAGCCCTGGCACACGCTGACCGGGCGCCAGCACTACTACCTCGACCACGACTGGATGCTGGAGATGGGGGAGGCGCTCCCCGTCTTCCGCCCGCCGTTGGACATGACCGCCCTGTTCGGTGAGAAGTCGATCGGGGAGAGCGATGGCACCTCCATCTCGGTGCGCTACCTGACCCCGCACAACAAGTGGGCGATCCACTCGATGTACCAGGAGAACTTCTTCATGATGAACCTGTCCCGGGGTGGGCAGAACATCTGGATGAGCGTGCAGGACGCCGAGGCCGTCGGCATCACCGACAACGACTGGGTCGAGGTCACCAACCGCAACGGCGTGGTCTCCGCCCGCGCCGTGGTCTCCCACCGGATGCCCCCGGGCACGGCCTTCATGCACCACGGTCAGGAGCGCACGGTCAACGTGCCGCTGACCGAGCGGGACGGCAAGCGGGGCGGGATCACCAACTCCCTGACACGGATCATGATCAAGCCCTCCCACCTCATCGGCGGATACGGGCAGCTGTCCTTCGCCTTCAACTACTACGGACCGACCGGGAACCAGCGGGACGAGGTCACGATGATCCGCAAGCGCACCGCCCCCGTCGAGTACTGA
- the narH gene encoding nitrate reductase subunit beta has product MRVMAQMSMVMNLDKCIGCHTCSVTCKQAWTNRSGTEYMWFNNVETRPGQGYPRGYEDQEKWKGGWELGKNGRLKLKAGGRLTKLMQLFSNPKLPSIEDYYEPWTYEYDNLLHAPAQQDTIPTAPPKSLITGERTDIQWSGNWDDDLGGTYLHKDKDPMLKGIEDKVQFEFDQTFMFYLPRICEHCLNPTCVASCPSGAIYKREEDGVVLVDQDGCRGWRMCITGCPYKKIYFNHQTGKAEKCTFCYPRLEQGEPTVCAETCVGRLRYIGLVLYDADKVTEAASVTDEQDLYRSQMEVILDPHDPEVIRGAEAAGIHHDWILAAQNSPTYKLIKEYEVALPLHPEYRTMPMVWYIPPLSPVVDVVRDTGYDAEDAESLFAAIDALRIPVEYLANLFTAGDVPTVERVLYRMAAMRSYMRDINLGNEPREGIANAVGMDGETMQEMYRLLAIAKYEDRYVIPVGHHESAHDLESTGTDCPLNAPGGPGMSSMSLPEDSMGMSGPGFSSKRQENAVERPEGVRINLLNWDGNGRPDGLFPAPATGSI; this is encoded by the coding sequence ATGAGAGTCATGGCCCAGATGTCGATGGTGATGAACCTCGACAAGTGCATCGGCTGCCACACCTGCTCGGTCACCTGCAAGCAGGCGTGGACGAATCGGTCCGGCACCGAGTACATGTGGTTCAACAACGTCGAGACCCGGCCCGGCCAGGGGTATCCCCGCGGCTACGAGGACCAGGAGAAATGGAAGGGCGGCTGGGAGCTCGGGAAGAACGGCCGCCTCAAGCTCAAGGCGGGCGGCCGCCTCACCAAGCTCATGCAGCTGTTCTCGAACCCGAAGCTGCCCAGCATCGAGGACTACTACGAGCCGTGGACCTATGAGTACGACAACCTGCTCCACGCCCCGGCGCAGCAGGACACCATCCCCACCGCGCCCCCGAAGTCGCTGATCACCGGTGAGCGCACGGATATCCAGTGGTCCGGCAACTGGGACGACGACCTCGGCGGCACCTACCTGCACAAGGACAAGGACCCGATGCTCAAGGGCATCGAGGACAAGGTCCAGTTCGAGTTCGACCAGACCTTCATGTTCTACCTGCCCCGCATCTGCGAGCACTGCCTGAACCCCACCTGCGTGGCCTCCTGCCCCTCGGGCGCGATCTACAAGCGCGAGGAGGACGGCGTGGTCCTGGTGGACCAGGACGGCTGCCGCGGCTGGCGCATGTGCATCACCGGCTGCCCGTACAAGAAGATCTACTTCAACCACCAGACCGGCAAGGCCGAGAAGTGCACCTTCTGCTACCCCCGCCTCGAGCAGGGCGAGCCGACGGTGTGCGCCGAGACCTGCGTGGGGCGCCTGCGCTACATCGGCCTGGTGCTCTACGACGCGGACAAGGTCACCGAGGCCGCCTCCGTCACCGATGAGCAGGACCTCTACCGCTCCCAGATGGAAGTGATCCTGGACCCGCACGACCCCGAGGTGATCCGCGGGGCCGAGGCAGCCGGCATCCACCACGACTGGATCCTCGCCGCGCAGAACTCCCCGACCTATAAGCTCATCAAGGAGTACGAGGTCGCGCTCCCGCTGCACCCCGAGTACCGCACGATGCCGATGGTCTGGTACATCCCGCCGCTGTCGCCGGTGGTGGACGTGGTCCGGGACACCGGCTACGACGCCGAGGACGCGGAGAGCCTGTTCGCCGCGATCGACGCGCTGCGGATCCCGGTGGAGTACCTCGCGAACCTGTTCACCGCGGGGGACGTCCCCACGGTGGAGCGGGTGCTGTACCGGATGGCCGCGATGCGCTCGTACATGCGCGACATCAACCTCGGCAACGAGCCCCGGGAGGGGATCGCGAACGCCGTCGGCATGGACGGCGAGACGATGCAGGAGATGTACCGCCTGCTCGCGATCGCGAAGTACGAGGACCGCTACGTGATCCCGGTGGGGCATCACGAGTCCGCCCATGATCTCGAGTCCACCGGCACCGACTGCCCGCTGAACGCCCCTGGCGGTCCCGGCATGAGCAGCATGTCCCTGCCGGAGGACTCGATGGGGATGTCCGGCCCCGGATTCTCCAGCAAACGGCAGGAGAACGCCGTCGAGCGCCCCGAGGGCGTACGGATCAACCTGCTGAACTGGGACGGCAACGGACGGCCCGACGGGCTGTTCCCGGCTCCTGCGACGGGGAGCATCTGA
- the narJ gene encoding nitrate reductase molybdenum cofactor assembly chaperone, translated as MGALARLLSRRSDAGAGTTATLPARGRAPKDLLHASGMSTEQMRVTWIAVSWLLTYPDEEALARYPLVRQLAADLPEPARGGLLRTIDLLIERDAVSVQEEYVDTFDTRRRGCLHLTYFSHGDTRRRGMALLRIKQDFRTAGLEIGSEELPDHLPVVLEFGAAHDAERGAKILRSNRPGVELLRLHLADISSPWHGTLVALCATLPPLDADDRAAVLKLAEEGPEDESVGLDGYGLDGDAGDLAGQTFASSGCGSDSAAPGPVPVDLLRGRPS; from the coding sequence ATGGGCGCCCTCGCACGCCTGCTGAGCCGACGCAGCGATGCCGGCGCCGGGACGACGGCGACCCTGCCGGCGCGCGGTCGCGCGCCGAAGGATCTGCTGCACGCCTCCGGGATGAGCACCGAGCAGATGCGGGTCACCTGGATCGCGGTGTCCTGGCTGCTGACCTATCCGGACGAGGAGGCCCTGGCGCGCTATCCCCTGGTGCGTCAGCTGGCGGCGGACCTGCCGGAGCCGGCGCGGGGCGGTCTGCTGCGCACCATCGACCTGCTCATCGAACGGGATGCGGTCTCCGTCCAGGAGGAGTACGTCGACACCTTCGACACCCGCCGCCGGGGGTGCCTGCACCTGACCTACTTCAGCCACGGCGACACCCGCCGCCGAGGGATGGCGCTGCTGCGCATCAAGCAGGACTTCCGCACCGCGGGGCTCGAGATCGGCAGTGAGGAGCTGCCGGACCACCTGCCGGTGGTGCTCGAGTTCGGCGCGGCCCATGACGCCGAGCGGGGTGCGAAGATCCTGCGCTCGAACCGTCCGGGAGTCGAGCTGCTGCGCCTGCACCTGGCGGACATCTCCTCGCCATGGCACGGCACCCTGGTGGCGCTGTGCGCGACCCTGCCGCCGCTGGATGCCGACGATCGGGCAGCGGTGCTGAAGCTGGCCGAGGAGGGCCCCGAGGACGAGAGCGTGGGCCTGGACGGCTACGGGCTCGACGGTGATGCGGGAGACCTCGCCGGGCAGACCTTCGCCTCGAGCGGCTGCGGTTCCGATTCCGCCGCCCCCGGACCTGTCCCCGTGGACCTGTTGAGAGGACGACCCTCATGA
- the narI gene encoding respiratory nitrate reductase subunit gamma: MIDATTLQLLLWVVFPYMVLAVFVLGHIWRFRQDRFGWTTRSSQLYESKLLSIGSPMFHYGIIGIFLGHVVGLGIPKSWTRFFGVTDHMYHLMAIIIGLAAAVACVGGLLILLYRRRTNRRVFGATTAGDKLMYLMLAMTIVCGVLATVVHTAFGTYDYREGVSIWFRQFWTLRPSVELMTQAPLFFQLHVLSAIALFGIWPFTRLVHVFAAPLGYLTRPYIVYRSKDPRKEAERRGWEKVKF, encoded by the coding sequence ATGATCGACGCGACGACGCTCCAGCTGCTGCTGTGGGTGGTGTTCCCCTACATGGTGCTCGCCGTGTTCGTGCTCGGGCACATCTGGCGGTTCCGCCAGGACCGCTTCGGCTGGACCACGCGCTCCAGTCAGCTCTACGAGTCCAAGCTGCTCTCGATCGGCTCCCCGATGTTCCACTACGGCATCATCGGGATCTTCCTCGGCCATGTCGTGGGTCTGGGCATCCCGAAGTCCTGGACGCGCTTCTTCGGGGTCACCGACCACATGTACCACCTGATGGCCATCATCATCGGCCTCGCCGCAGCGGTGGCGTGCGTGGGCGGGCTGCTGATCCTGCTGTACCGGCGGCGCACCAACCGGCGGGTCTTCGGAGCCACCACCGCCGGGGACAAGCTGATGTACCTGATGCTGGCGATGACCATCGTGTGCGGCGTGCTCGCGACCGTGGTGCACACGGCCTTCGGCACCTACGACTACCGCGAGGGCGTCTCGATCTGGTTCCGCCAGTTCTGGACCCTGCGGCCCTCCGTCGAGCTGATGACCCAGGCGCCGCTCTTCTTCCAGCTGCACGTGCTCAGCGCGATCGCCCTGTTCGGGATCTGGCCCTTCACCCGCCTGGTGCACGTCTTCGCCGCACCGCTGGGGTACCTGACCCGGCCGTACATCGTCTACCGGAGCAAGGACCCTCGCAAGGAGGCCGAGCGTCGCGGCTGGGAGAAGGTGAAGTTCTGA
- a CDS encoding DUF6457 domain-containing protein, whose product MATKPPVTLQEDWATTLQPWVDRVSAQLDVECVDLDVDRVHLMTGVVAEGVQRSMAPISAFLVGAAVARGASLEEACAAVEEATGATLQAPGVG is encoded by the coding sequence ATGGCGACGAAGCCACCGGTGACCCTCCAGGAGGACTGGGCGACCACCCTGCAGCCGTGGGTGGACCGGGTCTCCGCGCAGCTGGACGTGGAGTGCGTGGACCTGGATGTGGATCGGGTCCATCTGATGACCGGAGTGGTCGCCGAGGGTGTCCAGCGGTCGATGGCACCGATCTCCGCCTTCCTGGTGGGCGCGGCGGTCGCCCGCGGAGCGAGCCTCGAGGAGGCCTGCGCCGCGGTCGAGGAGGCCACCGGTGCGACGCTCCAGGCCCCCGGCGTCGGATGA
- a CDS encoding DEAD/DEAH box helicase: MSILMPFLPESSADAGQDAIVDGFVEAQESVGRTLYPHQEEALLAIAAGDHVIAATPTGSGKTTIAYSALFAAMARGERSYYTAPIKALVSEKFFDLVSQFGAENVGMMTGDSAVNHDAPIIVCTAEIFANHALRDGPGSDVGMAVMDEFHYYGDPQRGWAWQVPLVELPDCQFVLMSATLGDVARFVDDLEERTERDVSVIDDAPRPVPLDFRWSLEPLPETIQTILTDRDAPVYIVHFTQKDALDQAQALQGQKILGPGEKERIREIIGDFRFSKGFGQILSRLVREGIGVHHAGMLPKYRRLVEKLAQSGLLKIICGTDTLGVGINVPIRTVLLTGLAKFDGKRMRLLNAREFHQIAGRAGRAGYDTIGHVVVQAPTWTIEFEKERAKHRLREEAGTVSNNAKKRKKEPKPRVPEGAISWSEATMTKLVENAPESLRPHLKITAGMVLALISRPGDAIASGRHLIMTSHQTTGQKLALVKDAVEIFRGLRDAEIIDVLEGPDHLGRRFALVEDLQLDFTMNQPLAPFAIAMIDSLDEESGSLTLDTVSIIEAILEDPRQILLAQQNAAKGELLGELKADGVEYTERMARLDEVSWPKPLAEDLEGALEIYARSRPWVRTDDLSPKSVVREIYETGQTFSEFVQRYGLQRSEGIVLRYLSDAYQAMRRTIPQDLRTEGLEDMIEWLGVLVRGIDSSLLDEWEALTHPEELEEDGASEIRPSTPRGLSAQTKVLRTMVRAAMWQRIEHFAFEREARLAELDGDSGWDRPRWAAAMDDYYDTYDHVGIDGPARSPQLLQITEESKVWRIRQAFADPEGNHDWAIEAELDLEATDESGEPVLAITHVGEASSRP, translated from the coding sequence ATGTCGATCCTGATGCCGTTCCTGCCCGAGAGCTCCGCCGATGCCGGACAGGACGCGATCGTCGACGGTTTCGTCGAGGCCCAGGAGTCCGTCGGCCGCACCCTGTACCCGCACCAGGAGGAGGCGCTGCTGGCGATCGCGGCCGGTGACCACGTCATCGCCGCCACTCCCACCGGGTCCGGGAAGACCACGATCGCGTACTCCGCGCTCTTCGCCGCGATGGCCCGTGGGGAGCGCTCGTACTACACGGCCCCGATCAAGGCGCTGGTGAGCGAGAAGTTCTTCGACCTGGTCTCCCAGTTCGGGGCCGAGAACGTGGGCATGATGACCGGTGATTCGGCGGTGAACCACGACGCCCCGATCATCGTGTGCACCGCCGAGATCTTCGCCAACCATGCCCTGCGCGACGGCCCGGGCAGCGACGTGGGCATGGCGGTGATGGACGAGTTCCACTACTACGGCGATCCGCAGCGCGGCTGGGCCTGGCAGGTGCCGCTGGTCGAGCTGCCCGACTGCCAGTTCGTGCTGATGAGCGCGACCCTGGGCGACGTCGCGCGCTTCGTCGACGACCTCGAAGAGCGCACCGAGCGGGACGTGAGCGTCATCGACGACGCCCCGCGCCCCGTGCCCCTGGACTTCCGCTGGTCCCTCGAGCCGCTGCCGGAGACGATCCAGACGATCCTCACCGATCGCGATGCCCCCGTCTACATCGTCCACTTCACCCAGAAGGATGCTCTCGACCAGGCTCAGGCGCTGCAGGGCCAGAAGATCCTCGGCCCCGGGGAGAAGGAGCGGATCCGCGAGATCATCGGAGACTTCCGCTTCTCCAAGGGCTTCGGCCAGATCCTCTCCCGCCTGGTGCGCGAGGGCATCGGTGTGCATCACGCCGGGATGCTCCCGAAGTACCGGCGCCTGGTGGAGAAGCTCGCCCAGTCCGGGCTGCTGAAGATCATCTGCGGCACCGACACCCTCGGCGTGGGCATCAACGTGCCGATCCGCACCGTGCTGCTGACCGGGCTGGCGAAGTTCGACGGCAAGCGGATGCGCCTGCTGAACGCGCGGGAGTTCCACCAGATCGCGGGCCGTGCGGGGCGCGCCGGGTACGACACCATCGGTCACGTGGTGGTGCAGGCGCCGACCTGGACCATCGAGTTCGAGAAGGAGCGGGCCAAGCATCGGCTGCGGGAGGAGGCCGGCACGGTCTCCAACAATGCCAAGAAGCGCAAGAAGGAGCCCAAGCCCCGGGTCCCCGAGGGCGCGATCTCCTGGTCCGAGGCGACCATGACCAAGCTGGTCGAGAACGCCCCCGAATCGCTGCGGCCGCATCTGAAGATCACCGCCGGCATGGTGCTGGCCCTGATCTCGCGGCCGGGGGATGCGATCGCCTCCGGCCGGCACCTGATCATGACCAGCCATCAGACGACGGGTCAGAAGCTCGCGCTGGTCAAGGACGCGGTGGAGATCTTCCGCGGGCTGCGGGATGCGGAGATCATCGACGTGCTCGAGGGCCCGGACCACCTCGGCCGACGGTTCGCGCTGGTCGAGGACCTGCAGCTGGACTTCACCATGAACCAGCCGCTGGCGCCCTTCGCGATCGCGATGATCGACTCCCTGGACGAGGAGTCCGGGTCCCTCACCCTGGACACCGTCTCGATCATCGAGGCGATCCTCGAGGACCCCCGCCAGATCCTGCTGGCACAGCAGAACGCCGCCAAGGGCGAGCTGCTGGGAGAGCTCAAGGCCGACGGGGTCGAGTACACCGAGCGGATGGCGCGGTTGGACGAGGTGTCCTGGCCGAAGCCGCTCGCGGAGGATCTGGAGGGGGCGCTGGAGATCTATGCGCGCTCCCGGCCGTGGGTGCGGACCGACGACCTCTCCCCCAAATCCGTGGTGCGCGAGATCTACGAGACGGGGCAGACCTTCAGCGAGTTCGTGCAGCGCTACGGCCTGCAGCGCTCCGAGGGCATCGTGCTGCGCTATCTCTCCGATGCCTACCAGGCGATGCGCCGCACCATCCCCCAGGACCTGCGCACCGAGGGGCTCGAGGACATGATCGAGTGGCTCGGCGTGCTGGTGCGGGGCATCGACTCCTCGCTGCTGGACGAATGGGAGGCGCTCACCCATCCGGAGGAGCTCGAGGAGGACGGCGCCTCCGAGATCCGGCCCAGCACCCCGCGGGGGCTCTCGGCACAGACGAAGGTGCTGCGCACGATGGTGCGCGCCGCCATGTGGCAGCGCATCGAGCACTTCGCCTTCGAGCGGGAGGCGCGTCTGGCGGAGCTCGACGGCGACTCCGGCTGGGACCGGCCCCGCTGGGCCGCGGCGATGGACGACTACTACGACACCTACGACCACGTCGGCATCGACGGTCCGGCCCGCTCCCCGCAGCTGCTGCAGATCACCGAGGAGTCGAAGGTGTGGAGGATCCGCCAGGCGTTCGCCGACCCCGAGGGCAACCATGACTGGGCGATCGAGGCCGAGCTCGACCTCGAGGCGACCGACGAGAGCGGTGAACCGGTGCTGGCCATCACGCACGTCGGGGAGGCCTCGAGCCGGCCGTGA
- a CDS encoding 3-methyladenine DNA glycosylase has protein sequence MSTLVAPVRVLSVAQVATARRAHQERADALTATHRARRARGEKHAVEDFLFTYYPFSAARLRRWHPGWEIAYDAAADEDGDGTSLIADVDGTGRRSWYLDTSDDHPGPVVRRRADIARFLAERGEALDFMTRLLSASSLTHRRPEFGCFGLHEWAMVHRVPDGEQRHEDLPLRLSPAETDAVVEREKLVCSHIDAFRFFTPSAAPRNASEPTRAAQVDNDNPACLHVGMDLYKWAMKLTPLVPSSLVLDCFEHARETRVLDMEASPYDVRPLGFGVVPIETPAGKAEYVRRQRALAGRADALRERLLTVVAPLAAKGRDVRRGSGTG, from the coding sequence ATGTCGACCCTCGTCGCTCCGGTGCGCGTGCTCTCGGTCGCACAGGTCGCGACCGCTCGCCGCGCGCACCAGGAGCGTGCCGACGCCCTCACGGCGACCCACCGTGCGCGCAGGGCCCGGGGTGAGAAGCATGCCGTCGAGGACTTCCTGTTCACCTACTACCCCTTCTCCGCCGCACGGCTGCGCCGCTGGCACCCGGGCTGGGAGATCGCCTACGACGCGGCGGCCGACGAGGACGGGGACGGGACGAGCCTGATCGCGGACGTCGACGGGACCGGACGCCGCTCCTGGTACCTCGACACCTCCGACGACCATCCCGGCCCGGTGGTTCGGCGCCGTGCGGACATCGCTCGATTCCTCGCCGAGCGCGGCGAGGCCCTGGACTTCATGACGCGACTGCTCTCCGCCTCCTCGCTGACGCACCGGCGGCCCGAGTTCGGCTGCTTCGGCCTGCACGAGTGGGCGATGGTGCACCGGGTGCCCGACGGCGAGCAGCGCCACGAGGACCTGCCGCTGCGGCTCTCCCCGGCGGAGACCGACGCGGTGGTGGAGCGGGAGAAGCTGGTGTGCTCCCACATCGACGCCTTCCGGTTCTTCACCCCGTCGGCCGCGCCCCGCAATGCGTCCGAGCCCACGCGCGCCGCACAGGTCGACAACGACAATCCTGCCTGCCTCCACGTCGGGATGGATCTGTACAAGTGGGCCATGAAGCTCACGCCGCTGGTGCCCTCCTCGCTCGTGCTGGACTGCTTCGAGCACGCCCGCGAGACGCGGGTGCTGGACATGGAGGCGAGCCCGTACGACGTGCGTCCGCTCGGCTTTGGGGTGGTGCCGATCGAGACGCCCGCGGGCAAGGCCGAGTACGTGCGGCGTCAGCGGGCGCTGGCCGGGAGGGCCGACGCGCTGCGGGAGCGGCTGCTGACGGTGGTCGCGCCGCTCGCTGCGAAGGGCCGTGATGTGCGCAGGGGGTCCGGCACCGGCTGA